tgaagaccggttttggagtatcactcaatataaaatttcaaccacaaaccgtttcataaggaaaattgttgctggacatgtccgagatgtagaggaattaagaacaaaacagggacagtgttcaataattcaagctcgcatcataacacaaacatctattactaaaattaggtagttaaagtctatacaaattgctttgttaatgacagattcatatgagtatgacagatgacagagcctagatttttttcttcttttggccactatgagcgctgcgatagatttcattaccccacctagtacttcgcaccctcccaatacaaagcaacaaatccgtctGCGTACGCACTGATTCCGATTCAGGGAACGCGCAGCTTTAGGCATTCCACTTGAGCCTCGCTTACCTTGGAGACTTCTTCGCGATGTCCCTTCATGACGGCCAACTCCGTGAAGTCAGTGCGCACGTCGTACACTCGCGCCGAGCAGTCGCTGGACGCCGTCGCCATGCGCTGTCCCGCCCAGTCGAAGCAGATGTCCAGCACCTGTGGCGACGTGTTAGCGTCACAGTATAGGtgaaaaacaaaagtaaatgacctgttgtatgtggTAGTGCACAGAATGAGAGCTAaatgacaggcgaaatatcgctagatggcgttagtatcgtgagatttTTATGACGTtaacggtcttgcttgcaatgagtTATCGCGtttgaattcgccgctagaggcgctagtgtagctagaggtctccgaaatgtcaaacgtcACCGTTTTTcgatgagctacgcgggtttatttataattagaacaattttgtaaatattttgcaatacctgaaattaattatggcaaatatgcgttacggggcaatgaacgtCAATTTGATATatggacacgttactactacacaCTCCAGTAAAGAGCCAACTTAGCAAATACAAACATGGAGCGGGAGGGGGCGCTTAAAATGTCATTATCACCAATATCGGCAGGGACTAGgtacgaaactcaaagttcgtgtcgtgccgtgcggtccctctgacacttatactatttaatacgagagcgagagggacggtacgatacgaacttcgagtttcgtagtagccctgcggaacCCTCAGTCTGGgaaaagccgcattcaaattTATCTGTCATtctgtgtcgtgacgcatcagaactgTATCGGTTTCATGCATTTTATaaggttgcgttcacatttatctgatgcagtgtgttgtgatggtttgtgttgtgtcgcattaTAAGCTATAGAGGGAGACAGACAGAGCAGAgcgtcacaacacaacacgacagataaatgtaggTAAATGCGGCTTTACGGGTGAAGTATAACTGTCAGAACTGTGTCTCGTATATTAAAATAGGCGTAGttatatagagggggggggcgtgCCCACCCCAgaatggtctagtgcccacccaggatgttgggctactaaattctataatactgatatctacAATCAAAAATCGCAGGCCAGGCCTCCCcagaaaaataaccctagatacgccaatgttAATGGTACCTCATCAGTATGCCCGGAGACGGTGGCCAGGCAAGAACTCTGGCGCGCGTCCCACAGCTTGGCGCTGCCGTCCAACGAGGACGAGCCCACCAGCGAGCTGTCCCAGTTGAACTGCACATTGGATATCTCGCCCTCGTGCCCGCAGAGGACCGACACGCGACTGCGGAAAAGTCGCTACTAACATTTGacgattcatcatcccagcctagcCTATACACCGTGGGCTCTAATAACCCGAAAGATTTAAACCAACGATTCTAGAGCCTACTTAATTAGAGTATATAAAGTGGTATAACATGTAGTCCAATAACGCATAATTTTCGAGATATTCACGCACGCACTCGCCGTACATCGCATGATGTCGTTTGCTTACTCTGTTTCTCGACTTGGAATTGGATTATCTTTCTCACTCTTTTAACTAAAGATTTATCCACAAGGAAGTAGGTACAAAACTTAATTGATTACTTttgttcaataataatattttgttaagaTACATAATTGGGCCTATGTTGATATAACATTATTTACTCGCATTATCATCAGGAATACGCTGTTAAAATCTTTCGGGTTATTAGAGCCCACGGtgtatacgtcccaccgctgggcacagacctcacagaattagagggcttgggctgggccgcagttcccacgcaggcccagtgcggattgggcgcttcacacacacataaatcaaAAGCAATTTTGTTCATGCGTGAATTTGCTTTCACAAAAGTTCCACGCAGTATTGCTCCATAAGGTATTCCAAATGTTTTTCGCACCAATTCACAGATCTTACAAAAAGGAATAAGTAAAAATGTTGTTTGTGAGTGTGATCGATCCTTCACTCGTTCAAACAAACTACTTTCAGATGTTCAGTTATCCAGgcgaaaaaacttactatggaCATGGACAACCTTTCGCATGCATCTCTCAACTTCATTCTcaaacatgatacaacaagttttattgtgtTGTGTGGCCTAACAGCCCATACTTTAATGCATctgacaaaaacaaaatacttatacacttcttcaatgttcgttttttcgtctgccgttggaacagagtataGCGAAGTTCAAAAGCTAAGCTGCTACTTTACTGGTACAAAATATATCTTACTCTCTCATCCTGGTATCCCACATGGAGATGGTGCCGTCGAAAGACCCGGTGATGAGCCGCTGCCCCTCATTGGGGTCAAACTGGAGGGCTATCACCTCCGCCGTGTGGCCGGAGTACGTGTGGATCTCTTCACCTGCATATGACAAGTATACCTGTGcccttattgtaatttttggttacaaaatacgtctcggtcgcgtacgcgttaaaatctcaatttatatggaaacacgaacagcgcctctagcggaacgtttgcgatgttcgtgtttccatacaaattgagattttaacgtgaacgcgatcgcgacgtattttgtaaccgaaaacttacactaagggcactgacaCTGACGTATAGTACCACCAGAGTTGAAGTTAGGTCTTTTACCAACGCAAGGACATGTCGTGAAAATGACAGCAGTATTTTGATATTTACtcattcatagtcaaaataccacgcacaggacttatcacgctaacacacacgagttcgccatttatataaaaaaaacacacgagtaatatttacctcgacgtttcggcaacattacagttgGTCAAGTCAAGACGAAACTGGAtaagtggctgattttttttatcggtaGGCATATAAGCttactcattttttttatatataagagggggaaaacgagcatacgggtcacctgatgggaagcgatcaccgctgcccatggacacctgccaacacacacacacacacgaacaaaatgtaatttttaacaaaaacttatttatgtaatgctaaatcgattttttaaattattgtacttttttttattttactgtatggataacgagcaagtgggtctcctgatggaaaagatcaccaccgcccatagccacctgcaacaccaggggactgcagatgcgttgccaacctagaggcctaagatggatacctcaagtgccagttatttcaccggctgtcttactctccacgccgaaacacaacagtgcaaggactgctgcttcacggcaggattagcgagcaagatggtggtagcgatccgggtggaccatgcacaaggtcctaccacctgcaaaactaaaAGAATCCTAAGTACAATATTAACAGAACTGCTAATAGTAGATAGAAAGCTACATTACCTTTACGAGCAATACCTATATTAAGTATATCTTGAAAAAGCGCCAAGTTCccggttgaaataaaacaatataattttgtcaatcagCTTTAATTATCGGGTCCTGCAAATTTATTAAACCACATGCAATTGTTACAATCTCGTCTAAATATTTTAGATGTTTATGGTTCACCACTGCATGCGGCTTCAACATGTCAAACTGTCTTACCCTTCTTATCACCCTCCTTATTTGCACTCTAATAGCTATTACTTTTGTTTTAATGACTTCTTCTTTTGTTACTTTACTATTAGACTGAACGCTTGGTGGGCAAAGAAGCTTCGCATTTTTGGTGCTCAACAAAGATTCAATTCCTTTAAAACCTCTGCCGGCCATAATTACAGCATTCAGAGGAACAATATCAATTAAGCCGCTCTTGCAGGCGATGGCTTTATCTGATATTCTTCCACCATAACCTTTGGATATGAATGCAATAAAGCCGGCTGGGGTACATGCTATTAAATACTTTACGGTATTGCAAGATTTACATTGTGACCAAGTCTGTGCTTGTCTGAATGGATTACTGGGTTTTCCTATTTGGATCTCAAAGCAGTCTATAATCATTTGGACATTAGagtatgtaattttgaacaacaGTGGCaagtttttcttaatttcatataaacttggcagataaataatattttgcaagAATGTGGCTAATATATAAACATTTCTTTCAAATACAAGCCTTATAGTACACCGTGCCATTTCAAATTCATCGCTCATTCTCATAAAagtgtcattattttttattttaaataatgttataataatatgaagtGGCAG
Above is a window of Choristoneura fumiferana chromosome 18, NRCan_CFum_1, whole genome shotgun sequence DNA encoding:
- the LOC141438356 gene encoding uncharacterized protein; translated protein: MLTSDGEEYERWKEPKRCFLPTCSNTNVTRPSLKFFSIRKELQKRWCLLAGRNCPKRQLICCEDHLNEEEDIENYEQYLSGARPRLKLNATLKNIPQLDGDGVLQGYTSGAIDDDAISSVPDIQTSTNVDAAVQSDIVALKPKSVMVKPQTENKRTNARTCKVKDKIMPSVISHLPDSEESPCPTPSLLGSSNFESSSSLKDAEKHGTSHLMEKIASKPKMYLGLPKNYWWAIGFLAKKWSCLPLHIIITLFKIKNNDTFMRMSDEFEMARCTIRLVFERNVYILATFLQNIIYLPSLYEIKKNLPLLFKITYSNVQMIIDCFEIQIGKPSNPFRQAQTWSQCKSCNTVKYLIACTPAGFIAFISKGYGGRISDKAIACKSGLIDIVPLNAVIMAGRGFKGIESLLSTKNAKLLCPPSVQSNSKVTKEEVIKTKVIAIRVQIRRVIRRVRQFDMLKPHAVVNHKHLKYLDEIVTIACGLINLQDPIIKAD